A window of Streptomyces sp. DG1A-41 contains these coding sequences:
- a CDS encoding peptidoglycan bridge formation glycyltransferase FemA/FemB family protein, which produces MSVRVQPITRDEHLAFVTARPSASHTQVPSWGEVKPDWQAESLGWFDQGGQLVGAGLVLLRPLPGPRLPGLPRYLAYLPEGPLLDWHEPGLERLLEPMVAHLGRRGAFAVRMGPPVVVRRWSAETVKAAIADPAARRLRDVRATSYEPRAGQVADSLRRMGWRQTAPGGEDGFAAGQPRYVFQVPFAGRSLEDIHNGLNQQWRRNIKKAEKAGVKVVRGALEDLPVFHELYTETAERDGFLPRPLPYFQRMWSALTAEHPDRMRLYLAYHDGEALAAATMLSVGDHAWYSYGASADRRREVQPSSAVQWRMMCDAHELGAAVYDLRGITDTLEESSDLVGLLRFKVGTGGEAVEYLGEWDYPLNGLLYKAFSLYLARR; this is translated from the coding sequence ATGAGCGTCCGCGTCCAGCCGATCACCCGCGACGAGCACCTCGCGTTCGTCACGGCCCGCCCCTCCGCCAGCCATACCCAGGTCCCCTCCTGGGGTGAGGTGAAGCCCGACTGGCAGGCCGAGAGCCTCGGCTGGTTCGACCAGGGCGGGCAGCTCGTCGGCGCGGGACTGGTGCTGCTGCGGCCCCTGCCCGGGCCACGGCTGCCCGGACTGCCGCGGTACCTCGCGTACCTGCCCGAAGGCCCGCTCCTCGACTGGCACGAGCCCGGTCTCGAACGCCTGCTGGAGCCGATGGTCGCCCACCTCGGGAGACGGGGCGCCTTCGCGGTGCGGATGGGCCCGCCGGTCGTGGTGCGCCGCTGGAGCGCCGAGACGGTCAAGGCGGCGATCGCGGACCCGGCCGCCCGGCGGCTGCGCGACGTGCGGGCGACGTCGTACGAACCCCGCGCCGGCCAGGTCGCGGACAGCCTGCGCCGCATGGGCTGGCGGCAGACCGCACCCGGCGGCGAGGACGGCTTCGCCGCCGGTCAGCCCCGGTACGTCTTCCAGGTGCCGTTCGCCGGACGGTCGCTGGAGGACATCCACAACGGCCTGAACCAGCAGTGGCGGCGCAACATCAAGAAGGCGGAGAAGGCCGGCGTGAAGGTCGTGCGTGGTGCTCTGGAGGACCTGCCGGTTTTCCACGAGCTGTACACCGAGACCGCCGAGCGGGATGGTTTCCTCCCGCGCCCGCTGCCGTACTTCCAGCGCATGTGGAGCGCGCTCACCGCCGAACACCCGGACCGGATGCGGCTCTACCTCGCGTACCACGACGGCGAGGCGCTCGCCGCCGCCACCATGCTGAGCGTCGGCGACCACGCCTGGTACTCCTACGGCGCCTCCGCCGACCGCCGGCGCGAGGTCCAGCCGAGCAGCGCCGTGCAGTGGCGCATGATGTGCGACGCCCACGAACTCGGCGCCGCCGTCTACGACCTGCGCGGCATCACCGACACCCTGGAGGAGTCCAGCGATCTGGTGGGCCTGCTCCGCTTCAAGGTGGGCACCGGCGGTGAGGCCGTCGAATACCTCGGCGAATGGGACTACCCGCTCAACGGGCTGCTGTACAAGGCGTTCAGTCTCTACCTCGCCCGGCGCTGA
- a CDS encoding carbohydrate ABC transporter permease — translation MSMPRTPVRRVLDYTVLSVLAFVFALPALYLFLGSLKPSDEVLNGLSGFLPTHLSFDNYTAVLDSLNSDSTGYFWQFMGVSVLLSFVVVTGGLIVNSMAAYGLTRLKWRGRNAVFTLVLLLMLIPFESVAVPLFYMFNGQRNTLFIQALPFVANAFAVYQFHTFFRKIPPSIEEAARLDGAGPWRTFFAIIVPMSRPVFASVAILTFLIQWGSFLWPVLMVSDPSVRPLPLEMSVFQGQQPPDWGQIFAFGVLLVLPVLIVFAFFQRWFVEGVASSAVKG, via the coding sequence ATGTCCATGCCCCGTACGCCCGTACGCCGCGTCCTCGACTACACCGTCCTGAGCGTCCTGGCGTTCGTCTTCGCCCTCCCCGCGCTCTACCTCTTCCTCGGCAGCCTCAAGCCGTCCGACGAGGTCCTGAACGGCCTGTCCGGCTTTCTGCCCACCCACCTCTCCTTCGACAACTACACCGCCGTCCTCGACAGCCTCAACTCCGACAGCACCGGCTACTTCTGGCAGTTCATGGGCGTGTCGGTGCTGCTGTCGTTCGTGGTGGTGACGGGCGGACTGATCGTCAACTCGATGGCTGCGTACGGGCTGACGCGGCTGAAGTGGCGAGGCCGGAACGCGGTGTTCACCCTGGTCCTGCTGCTGATGCTGATCCCGTTCGAGTCGGTGGCGGTGCCGCTGTTCTACATGTTCAACGGCCAGCGCAACACCCTGTTCATCCAGGCGCTGCCGTTCGTCGCCAACGCCTTCGCCGTCTACCAGTTCCACACGTTCTTCCGGAAGATCCCGCCGAGCATCGAGGAGGCGGCCCGGCTGGACGGCGCGGGCCCCTGGCGGACCTTCTTCGCGATCATCGTGCCGATGTCCAGGCCGGTCTTCGCCTCGGTCGCGATCCTCACCTTCCTCATCCAGTGGGGCTCCTTCCTTTGGCCGGTGCTGATGGTGTCCGACCCGTCGGTGCGTCCCCTTCCCCTGGAGATGAGCGTCTTCCAGGGGCAGCAGCCCCCGGACTGGGGCCAGATTTTCGCCTTCGGTGTGCTGCTGGTGCTGCCCGTGCTGATCGTCTTCGCGTTCTTCCAGCGCTGGTTCGTCGAGGGCGTGGCCAGCTCCGCCGTCAAGGGCTGA
- a CDS encoding metallophosphoesterase family protein: MNGRPSGEPGRVAVLSDIHGVLPALEAVLAEPDVAAAERIVLTGDIAAGPQPREVVELLRAQGDRVLWVAGNADRELVEIRRGERTRFPDAISPYAARQLTPGQVDFLDSLPTSLTLTVPGHGKVFFCHATPRDDEEIVLVDSRPARWTEVFADLDEDIRTVVCGHTHMPYARLAHGRLVVNPGSVGMPYGRPGAHWCLLGPGTDLRVTPYDIPAATARLIAECAYPDIADWAGYHLNARASDEDALEAFGPRDGRTRVSEPGEGRSRS, translated from the coding sequence GTGAACGGGAGGCCGAGCGGTGAACCGGGGCGGGTGGCCGTACTGTCCGACATCCACGGCGTTCTCCCCGCCCTGGAGGCCGTGCTCGCCGAGCCGGACGTCGCCGCTGCCGAACGCATCGTGCTCACCGGCGACATCGCGGCCGGCCCGCAACCGCGGGAGGTCGTCGAGCTGCTGCGGGCGCAGGGCGACCGTGTGCTGTGGGTCGCCGGGAACGCCGACCGCGAGCTGGTCGAGATCCGCAGGGGAGAGCGGACCCGGTTCCCCGATGCGATCAGCCCGTACGCGGCACGGCAACTGACCCCCGGCCAGGTCGACTTCCTCGACTCCCTGCCCACGTCCCTGACCCTCACCGTCCCCGGCCACGGCAAGGTCTTCTTCTGCCACGCCACACCCCGCGACGACGAGGAGATCGTCCTGGTCGACTCCCGCCCGGCCCGCTGGACCGAGGTGTTCGCCGACCTGGACGAAGACATCCGCACCGTGGTGTGCGGCCACACCCACATGCCCTACGCCCGTCTGGCCCACGGCCGCCTGGTGGTCAACCCGGGCAGCGTCGGCATGCCGTACGGCCGTCCCGGCGCCCACTGGTGCCTGCTGGGCCCGGGCACCGACCTGCGCGTCACGCCGTACGACATCCCGGCCGCGACCGCGCGGCTGATCGCCGAGTGCGCGTACCCGGACATCGCCGACTGGGCCGGCTACCACCTCAACGCCCGCGCGAGCGACGAGGACGCGCTTGAGGCGTTCGGGCCACGGGACGGGCGGACCCGAGTGTCTGAACCGGGGGAGGGACGGAGCCGCTCCTAG
- a CDS encoding sugar ABC transporter permease yields MKTVEPAHPAAPGRAQAASSAPLAKPSRPSRGNRDWLHGLLMSAPAVGGLIAFVGIPFGYAVVLSFYNVRLGSPLEPTFFGVEHYRRLFTDPDLSGPFLRALLNNLTFAAVVVPLQTGLALALAILLNRKLKAIGLFRSFFFMPVVFPMALVAVIWRLILARSEQGMLNSLLDAVSFGNWGAFDWLGDGLTAMGSIIVLSVWQGVGFQMVILLAGLQQIPGELYEASQLDRASRWQQFRHVTLPGIRGTLVFVAMLTSVLSFRVFDQVYILIRGGGLDEDATRTVMYQAVTTAFDQNNIGQASAVTVVFFLIVVALTIVQRRVVRPDNED; encoded by the coding sequence GTGAAAACCGTGGAACCCGCGCACCCCGCGGCCCCTGGCCGGGCGCAGGCCGCCTCGTCCGCGCCCTTGGCGAAGCCCTCGCGTCCGTCGCGCGGCAACCGCGACTGGCTGCACGGGCTGCTGATGTCCGCCCCGGCCGTCGGCGGGCTGATCGCCTTCGTCGGCATCCCGTTCGGCTACGCCGTGGTGCTCTCCTTCTACAACGTCCGCCTCGGCTCGCCGCTGGAGCCCACCTTCTTCGGCGTGGAGCACTACCGGCGGCTGTTCACCGACCCCGACCTGTCCGGCCCGTTCCTGCGGGCGCTGCTGAACAACCTGACCTTCGCCGCGGTCGTCGTACCGCTCCAGACGGGTCTGGCGCTGGCGCTGGCGATCCTGCTCAACCGCAAGCTGAAGGCCATCGGCCTGTTCCGGTCCTTCTTCTTCATGCCGGTGGTCTTCCCGATGGCGCTGGTCGCCGTGATCTGGCGGCTGATCCTCGCCCGCAGCGAGCAGGGCATGCTCAACTCCCTGCTGGACGCGGTGAGTTTCGGCAACTGGGGTGCCTTCGACTGGCTCGGCGACGGCCTCACCGCGATGGGCTCGATCATCGTGCTGTCGGTGTGGCAGGGCGTCGGCTTCCAGATGGTCATCCTGCTGGCCGGCCTCCAGCAGATCCCGGGCGAGCTCTACGAGGCCTCCCAACTGGACCGGGCCTCGCGCTGGCAGCAGTTCCGGCACGTCACCCTGCCCGGCATCCGCGGCACCCTCGTCTTCGTCGCGATGCTGACCTCGGTGCTGTCCTTCCGGGTCTTCGACCAGGTGTACATCCTCATCCGCGGCGGCGGCCTGGACGAGGACGCCACCCGCACCGTGATGTACCAGGCCGTCACCACGGCCTTCGACCAGAACAACATCGGCCAGGCCTCAGCCGTCACGGTGGTGTTCTTCCTGATCGTCGTCGCCCTGACGATCGTCCAGCGCCGCGTCGTCCGGCCCGACAACGAGGACTGA
- a CDS encoding FAD-binding and (Fe-S)-binding domain-containing protein, with protein MTDVGDLAAFEAELRGVVRGDVGFDVTSRALVTMDASNYRRVPLGVVAPRDADDVAAVLEVCRQRGVPVVARGGGTSIAGQATGTGVVLDFTRYMNGLVSLDPEARTAVVQPGLVLDRLQEAAAPHGLRFGPDPSTHSRCTLGGMIGNNSCGSHSVAWGTTADSVRELDVVTGRGRRLRLGPDWAGAPDGLRELVDGELARLRTGFPELPRRISGYALDALLPERGADVARSFCGSEGTLGVLTEAVVRLVEAPRARALAVLGYADESAAAEAAAGLLPFGPLTVEGMAADLVPPAATLPRGGAWLFVETGGESAEESRARAEAIVRAADVVDSLVVTEPAGQRALWRIREDASGTATRMPDGSEAWPGWEDCAVPPARLGAYLRDFRALLGAHGLRGTPYGHFGDGCIHVRIDFDLLTEPGIARFRRFSEELAELVMAHGGSLSGEHGDGQARAELLPTMYGQQMVGLFERVKGVWDPDDLLNPGMLVRPAPLDAGLRFSVLPREPVDVAFGYPLDGGDFSAAVRRCVGVAKCRTTSVSGSSVMCPSFRATGAEQHSTRGRARLLHEMLAGEVVTDGWRSTEVRDALDLCLSCKGCRSDCPVEVDMATYKAEFLHHHYAGRRRPAAHYAMGRLPVWLRAVTRTHTAPLVNALARMRPFAWAAKRLGGIAPERELPRVATRTFSRWWERRRGEVAAAGRGRLVVLWPDTFTEYLSPSVGQAAVRVLEAAGLRVALPPTVHLAKPPVGDGRTVALDPLSLLRGRGRVCCGLTYVSTGQLDRARAVMRRTLDLMEPVLETDAPVVVLEPSCAAALRTDVPELLHDDPRAARLAAKVLTFAQTLERHAPGWTPPRVDRPVAGQTHCHQHAVLGDAADRRLRQAASLSGELSGGCCGLAGNFGFEKGHYEVSAACAEEQLLPSVRGAPDGTVVLADGFSCRTQLEQLAGVRGRHLAQVLAAALEGAGSEREAER; from the coding sequence ATGACGGATGTCGGGGATCTGGCAGCCTTTGAGGCGGAGCTGCGCGGGGTCGTCCGGGGTGACGTGGGTTTCGACGTCACCTCCCGGGCGCTGGTCACCATGGACGCCTCCAACTACCGGCGGGTGCCGCTGGGTGTGGTCGCTCCCCGTGACGCCGACGACGTGGCGGCCGTCCTGGAGGTGTGCCGGCAGCGGGGGGTGCCGGTCGTGGCGAGAGGCGGCGGCACGTCCATCGCGGGGCAGGCGACCGGTACGGGCGTGGTGCTGGACTTCACCCGGTACATGAACGGGCTCGTGTCGCTGGATCCCGAGGCGCGCACGGCCGTCGTGCAGCCGGGGCTGGTGCTCGACCGGCTCCAGGAGGCGGCGGCCCCGCACGGGCTGCGGTTCGGGCCGGATCCGTCCACCCACAGCCGGTGCACGCTCGGCGGCATGATCGGCAACAACTCGTGCGGCTCGCACTCGGTGGCATGGGGGACGACCGCGGACAGCGTGCGCGAGCTGGACGTGGTCACCGGGCGCGGGAGGCGGCTGCGGCTCGGGCCGGACTGGGCCGGCGCCCCGGACGGCCTGCGGGAGCTGGTGGACGGCGAACTGGCACGGTTGCGCACGGGCTTCCCGGAGCTGCCCCGCCGTATCTCCGGGTACGCGCTGGACGCTCTGCTGCCCGAGCGGGGCGCCGACGTGGCCCGCTCCTTCTGCGGTTCCGAGGGCACGCTGGGCGTCCTGACGGAGGCGGTCGTACGACTGGTCGAGGCACCACGCGCGCGTGCGCTGGCCGTGCTGGGCTACGCCGACGAGAGCGCGGCGGCCGAGGCCGCTGCCGGGCTGCTGCCGTTCGGGCCGCTGACGGTGGAGGGCATGGCGGCGGACCTGGTGCCGCCCGCGGCCACGCTGCCGCGGGGCGGGGCCTGGCTGTTCGTGGAGACCGGCGGGGAGTCGGCCGAGGAGTCACGCGCGCGTGCGGAGGCGATCGTACGGGCGGCCGATGTCGTGGACTCCCTGGTGGTCACCGAACCGGCTGGGCAGCGCGCGCTGTGGCGCATCCGGGAGGACGCGAGCGGTACGGCGACGCGGATGCCCGACGGGAGCGAAGCCTGGCCGGGGTGGGAGGACTGCGCGGTGCCGCCCGCCCGGCTCGGGGCGTATCTGCGGGACTTCCGGGCGCTGCTCGGCGCGCACGGGCTGCGCGGCACGCCGTACGGGCACTTCGGGGACGGCTGCATCCACGTCCGTATCGACTTCGACCTGCTGACGGAGCCCGGCATCGCCCGTTTCCGCCGCTTCTCGGAGGAGCTCGCGGAGCTGGTGATGGCGCACGGCGGTTCGCTGTCCGGGGAGCACGGGGACGGGCAGGCGCGGGCGGAGCTGCTGCCCACGATGTACGGGCAGCAGATGGTGGGCCTGTTCGAGCGGGTGAAAGGGGTGTGGGACCCCGACGACCTCCTCAACCCCGGCATGCTGGTCCGCCCCGCGCCCCTGGACGCCGGCCTGCGCTTCTCCGTCCTCCCCCGCGAGCCCGTCGACGTCGCCTTCGGCTACCCCTTGGACGGCGGTGACTTCTCGGCGGCGGTGCGGCGCTGCGTGGGCGTCGCCAAGTGCCGTACGACGTCGGTCTCCGGCTCCTCCGTCATGTGCCCGTCCTTCCGGGCGACCGGCGCGGAGCAGCACTCCACGCGCGGGCGTGCCCGGCTGCTGCACGAGATGCTCGCCGGTGAGGTGGTGACCGACGGCTGGCGCTCCACCGAGGTGCGGGACGCGCTGGACCTGTGTTTGTCCTGCAAGGGCTGCCGCTCGGACTGCCCGGTGGAGGTCGACATGGCCACGTACAAGGCGGAGTTCCTGCATCACCACTACGCCGGCCGGCGCCGCCCGGCCGCGCACTACGCGATGGGCCGGCTGCCGGTGTGGCTCCGGGCCGTGACCCGCACGCACACGGCGCCGCTGGTCAACGCCCTCGCCCGGATGCGGCCCTTCGCCTGGGCCGCGAAACGGCTGGGCGGGATCGCCCCCGAGCGGGAGCTCCCCCGGGTGGCGACACGGACGTTCAGCCGGTGGTGGGAGCGCAGGCGGGGCGAGGTGGCTGCCGCCGGGCGTGGCCGTCTCGTCGTGTTGTGGCCCGACACCTTCACCGAGTACCTCTCGCCCTCCGTCGGACAGGCCGCCGTCCGCGTGCTGGAGGCGGCCGGGCTGCGCGTGGCGCTGCCGCCGACCGTGCACCTGGCGAAACCGCCGGTGGGCGACGGCAGGACGGTCGCCCTCGACCCGCTGTCCCTGCTGCGGGGCCGGGGCCGGGTCTGCTGCGGGCTGACGTACGTGTCGACGGGGCAGCTGGACCGCGCCCGGGCCGTCATGCGGCGCACGCTCGACCTGATGGAGCCGGTGCTGGAGACCGACGCCCCGGTCGTGGTCCTGGAGCCGAGCTGCGCCGCCGCCCTGCGCACGGACGTCCCGGAGCTGCTGCACGACGACCCGCGCGCGGCCCGCCTCGCCGCCAAGGTCCTCACCTTCGCTCAGACGCTGGAGCGCCATGCCCCCGGCTGGACCCCGCCGCGCGTGGACCGCCCGGTGGCCGGCCAGACCCACTGCCACCAGCACGCGGTGCTGGGCGACGCCGCCGACCGCCGGCTGCGTCAAGCCGCTTCGCTCTCCGGCGAACTGAGCGGCGGCTGCTGCGGTCTCGCGGGAAACTTCGGCTTCGAGAAGGGCCACTACGAGGTGTCCGCGGCCTGCGCGGAGGAACAGCTCCTGCCGTCGGTACGGGGCGCCCCGGACGGCACGGTGGTCCTGGCGGACGGCTTCTCCTGCCGGACGCAGCTGGAGCAGCTGGCGGGGGTGCGGGGGAGGCATCTGGCTCAGGTGCTGGCGGCGGCGCTGGAGGGAGCAGGCAGTGAACGGGAGGCCGAGCGGTGA